Proteins encoded by one window of Enterococcus saccharolyticus subsp. saccharolyticus:
- a CDS encoding alpha/beta fold hydrolase — MKKALLYGSLIGAGIGFYALFRNRPETITIEEELAFDDAGLLKTTTEDVFLIASDGLPLALSIVRPTYRPIKAVVQIVHGILEHRKRYLHFANHLAENGYAVVISDNRGHGQSVNEQFVLGHMPGMTRMVEDQAEITQFVKQRFAHKPVYLYGHSFGSMLARVYLQKHDAEIDKLLLTGTVQYEKNAKMGCLIAEIANKVAGEHGFSWILKKLSDFDSKDKTWLTNSEEHLEEAMNDPWMIPGYDNRGVATIWQTNRELKNVANFACRHPELPILSITGAEDHDITGGNQGLLDTENTLRRIGYHQIDVIDLPQMKHEVLNEVESPVVYQLIVDFFDEN; from the coding sequence GTGAAAAAAGCATTACTTTACGGTAGCTTAATTGGTGCGGGAATTGGTTTTTATGCGTTATTCCGCAACCGACCAGAAACGATTACGATTGAAGAAGAGCTTGCCTTTGATGACGCAGGATTACTTAAAACGACGACTGAGGATGTTTTCTTAATCGCTTCGGATGGACTACCGTTAGCCTTAAGCATTGTTCGACCAACGTATCGTCCTATTAAAGCAGTTGTACAAATCGTGCATGGGATTTTAGAACATCGCAAACGTTATTTGCATTTTGCCAATCATTTAGCAGAAAATGGCTATGCCGTTGTGATTAGTGACAACCGTGGGCATGGCCAATCAGTGAATGAACAATTTGTGTTGGGCCATATGCCGGGTATGACACGAATGGTGGAAGATCAAGCTGAAATCACCCAATTTGTGAAACAACGTTTTGCTCATAAACCTGTCTATCTCTATGGGCATTCTTTTGGTTCGATGTTAGCGCGTGTTTATTTGCAAAAACACGATGCGGAAATTGATAAATTATTATTGACGGGAACGGTTCAATACGAAAAAAATGCGAAGATGGGGTGTTTGATTGCCGAAATTGCGAACAAAGTCGCCGGTGAACATGGTTTCTCTTGGATTTTGAAAAAACTGTCAGATTTTGATTCAAAAGATAAAACGTGGTTAACCAATAGCGAGGAGCATTTAGAAGAGGCGATGAATGATCCGTGGATGATTCCTGGTTATGATAATCGTGGTGTTGCGACAATTTGGCAAACCAATCGTGAACTAAAAAATGTCGCTAATTTTGCTTGCCGTCATCCAGAACTACCTATTTTAAGTATTACTGGTGCCGAAGATCATGACATTACTGGAGGTAATCAAGGGTTATTAGATACTGAAAATACATTGCGTCGGATTGGCTACCACCAGATTGATGTGATTGATTTACCACAGATGAAACATGAAGTGTTAAATGAAGTAGAAAGTCCTGTCGTTTATCAATTAATTGTTGATTTCTTTGACGAAAACTAA
- a CDS encoding ABC transporter permease: MDKFWVIASDVYKKNVKSVSFFIMLLVPFIIGGLAYAGGHFASRASHVDKIGLISEQAGFAELVAQAENEDYQFVVLDSKEAAEKQMREEKIDAFLVLQVTEETVKGELFSESSLGQATELTLQQILSSIQGSSRAEKLGLTPEQVVSLSQPAEFTKQKVNFDDNGNMVIGEDNSVVQYIISFGGTILLFVFIMTYAGIIAQEIASEKGTRIMEVILSSTRAQTHFYGKLFGILLVALTQMVVYAIAFAISYNWVKEMEVVQSFLANISLQAILGNFLVFTLIFVLLGIFIYAVLAALCGSLVNKAEDTSKVILPVTYLSLGGYMLGIMLGAMDPNNIVIRITSYIPFLSSYIMPIRLANETVGVGGALISVAILLVTTIALTVGCAKMYKSNVLVYNDNGIFATLKQSFRLMKSQN, translated from the coding sequence ATGGATAAATTTTGGGTAATCGCAAGCGATGTTTATAAGAAAAATGTGAAGTCGGTGTCGTTTTTTATTATGTTACTCGTTCCATTTATTATTGGTGGCCTCGCCTATGCAGGGGGACACTTTGCTAGTCGTGCCAGTCATGTCGATAAAATTGGACTGATTTCTGAGCAGGCAGGATTTGCTGAATTAGTAGCGCAAGCTGAAAATGAAGACTATCAATTTGTTGTCTTAGATTCAAAAGAAGCAGCAGAGAAACAAATGAGAGAAGAAAAAATTGATGCATTTTTAGTACTACAGGTTACCGAAGAGACAGTGAAAGGTGAACTGTTTAGTGAATCAAGTTTAGGCCAAGCAACGGAATTAACACTGCAACAAATTTTATCCAGTATTCAAGGGTCATCACGTGCAGAAAAATTAGGTTTAACACCTGAACAAGTGGTTAGTTTGAGTCAACCGGCCGAATTTACAAAACAAAAAGTGAATTTTGATGATAATGGGAATATGGTGATTGGTGAAGATAATAGTGTCGTTCAATACATCATTAGTTTCGGTGGCACCATTTTATTATTCGTGTTCATTATGACGTATGCAGGGATTATTGCTCAAGAAATTGCTTCTGAAAAAGGGACGCGTATCATGGAAGTCATCTTGTCGAGTACGCGCGCGCAAACGCATTTTTATGGCAAATTATTTGGGATTTTATTAGTCGCTTTAACACAAATGGTTGTATATGCGATTGCTTTTGCGATTAGTTATAATTGGGTGAAAGAGATGGAAGTCGTCCAATCATTCTTGGCAAATATTTCGTTACAAGCGATTTTAGGAAACTTCTTAGTCTTTACGTTGATTTTCGTTTTATTAGGTATTTTTATTTATGCGGTCTTAGCTGCTTTATGTGGATCGTTGGTTAACAAAGCGGAAGATACATCAAAAGTTATTTTACCAGTAACGTATTTATCGTTAGGTGGTTATATGTTAGGGATTATGCTAGGGGCGATGGACCCGAACAATATCGTCATTCGTATTACCTCATATATCCCGTTCCTATCGTCATACATTATGCCGATTCGCCTAGCCAATGAAACAGTTGGGGTTGGTGGTGCGTTAATCTCGGTAGCTATTTTATTGGTAACTACAATTGCCTTAACAGTCGGTTGTGCGAAAATGTATAAATCCAATGTGTTGGTTTACAATGACAATGGTATTTTTGCCACTTTGAAACAATCGTTCCGTTTGATGAAGAGTCAAAATTAA
- a CDS encoding ABC transporter ATP-binding protein, giving the protein MLEAKHLVKKFGDYTAVDDLSFHIQDGEIMGLIGQNGAGKTTTFRLILDFLKADRGEVLWNGKPLSAKDYNVIGYLPEERGLYPKVSIQDQLIYFAKLRGKTKKEIEPKIDEWMDKFQVKGKKTDKIKSLSKGNQQKVQLISTLIHEPKLVILDEPFSGLDPVNAELLKDGIIELKSKGSCVIFSSHNMDNVEKICDHLIMLRNGSMVLNGKVHEIRESFGRTKVFLESGLEKATIEKLVGVQSVNTREDRSLEITLTDPEVGKELFTLATADGYIPMFNQQPPTLEEIFKLKAGDING; this is encoded by the coding sequence ATGTTAGAAGCAAAACATTTAGTCAAAAAATTTGGCGACTACACGGCAGTGGATGATTTGTCATTTCACATTCAAGATGGCGAAATCATGGGATTGATTGGGCAAAATGGTGCGGGGAAAACGACGACGTTTCGTTTGATTTTAGATTTTTTAAAAGCAGATCGTGGAGAAGTTTTATGGAATGGTAAACCATTAAGCGCTAAAGATTATAATGTCATCGGATATTTACCAGAAGAACGCGGCTTGTATCCTAAAGTATCGATTCAAGATCAATTAATTTATTTTGCAAAGCTTCGTGGGAAAACGAAAAAAGAAATTGAACCGAAAATTGACGAGTGGATGGACAAGTTTCAAGTGAAAGGAAAAAAGACAGATAAAATTAAATCATTGTCTAAAGGGAATCAACAAAAAGTACAATTGATTTCTACGTTAATTCACGAACCAAAACTAGTCATTTTAGATGAGCCATTTAGTGGCCTTGATCCAGTGAATGCTGAGCTTTTAAAAGACGGAATCATAGAGCTAAAATCAAAAGGTTCTTGTGTCATTTTTTCAAGTCATAATATGGATAACGTTGAAAAAATTTGTGACCACTTGATTATGTTACGTAACGGTTCCATGGTTTTAAATGGAAAGGTGCATGAAATTCGTGAGTCATTTGGTCGAACAAAAGTCTTTTTAGAGTCTGGTTTGGAAAAAGCAACGATTGAAAAATTAGTGGGTGTTCAATCCGTCAACACACGAGAAGACCGCTCATTAGAAATTACCTTAACCGACCCAGAAGTTGGCAAGGAACTTTTTACTTTAGCCACTGCCGATGGATATATTCCAATGTTTAATCAGCAACCACCAACGTTAGAAGAAATCTTTAAATTGAAAGCAGGTGACATCAATGGATAA
- a CDS encoding DUF2812 domain-containing protein, whose product MKQKYLYSLGVSFYAEKEMMRLAQQARKGWQFVKMNQLGFLVFKKAPAQEKQFAVDFYTGNQSQAEIDEYLEMYEASGWTYVSNYQKRYFYFMADPDTPTIFSDKVSYAERLEIEQKWLMKNSFKISAFGLLILIIMSLLLVYHVIEMTFFSGFFTGGGIGLLLYPLIYFISGYLIRRRYKDRSEFFNNPEAFAKKQRFWLDTLFNLMFGAIIGGMIGFTFEYFF is encoded by the coding sequence ATGAAACAAAAGTATTTATATAGCTTGGGTGTGAGTTTTTACGCAGAAAAAGAAATGATGCGACTAGCCCAACAAGCCCGCAAAGGTTGGCAGTTTGTTAAAATGAATCAATTAGGTTTTTTAGTTTTTAAAAAAGCACCTGCCCAAGAAAAACAATTTGCAGTTGATTTTTATACAGGCAACCAATCACAAGCAGAAATTGATGAGTACTTAGAGATGTATGAAGCGAGTGGTTGGACATATGTGAGCAATTACCAAAAACGATACTTCTATTTTATGGCTGACCCAGACACGCCAACTATTTTTTCTGACAAAGTATCTTATGCAGAGCGACTAGAAATAGAACAAAAATGGTTAATGAAAAATTCATTTAAAATAAGTGCGTTTGGTTTATTAATCCTTATAATAATGAGTCTTTTATTGGTGTATCATGTAATTGAAATGACTTTTTTTTCTGGCTTCTTTACAGGTGGAGGCATTGGATTGCTTTTATATCCACTTATTTATTTTATTAGTGGGTATTTGATACGTAGGCGTTATAAAGATCGTTCAGAGTTTTTTAATAATCCTGAAGCTTTTGCGAAAAAGCAACGATTTTGGTTAGATACATTGTTTAATTTGATGTTTGGTGCCATTATAGGCGGGATGATTGGTTTTACTTTTGAGTATTTTTTCTAA
- a CDS encoding PadR family transcriptional regulator produces MDETLTDSTYLILLALLKPQHGYAIMKEITVLTEGKVEVGPASMYTILKKLVKSEWIRLEESSDRKKIYHITPKGIDVLKQEVQRRKIFYQAGAKMLEQFD; encoded by the coding sequence ATGGATGAAACATTAACAGATTCCACCTATTTAATTTTATTAGCTTTATTAAAACCGCAACATGGTTATGCGATTATGAAAGAAATAACTGTTTTAACTGAAGGCAAAGTGGAAGTTGGGCCAGCGAGTATGTATACTATTTTAAAAAAATTAGTCAAAAGTGAGTGGATTCGTTTAGAAGAAAGCTCTGATCGCAAAAAGATTTATCACATCACACCCAAAGGAATTGATGTGTTAAAACAAGAAGTTCAACGACGGAAGATTTTTTATCAAGCGGGTGCTAAGATGTTGGAACAATTTGATTAG
- a CDS encoding amino acid ABC transporter ATP-binding protein yields the protein MTELIKVIDLHKAFGDNQVLNGIDTTIQQGEVVVVIGPSGSGKSTFLRCLNLLEVPTKGSIIFENQDLTDPKIDIFKIREKLGMVFQSFNLFPHKTVMENICLAPVKVGLRTSDQAKENGMRLLNQVGLAEKADAYPNSLSGGQKQRIAIARALAMDPDVMLFDEPTSALDPEMVGEVLNVMKDLAQAGMTMVIVTHEMGFAKEVGDRVLFMDGGKIIEEGTPEQIFDQPTHPRTIDFLSKVLH from the coding sequence ATGACAGAATTAATTAAAGTCATCGATTTGCATAAAGCATTTGGTGATAACCAAGTATTAAACGGCATTGATACCACGATTCAACAAGGTGAAGTTGTCGTGGTGATTGGTCCTTCAGGTTCAGGGAAAAGTACCTTTTTACGTTGTTTAAATCTATTAGAAGTGCCGACAAAAGGGTCAATTATTTTTGAAAATCAAGATTTAACCGATCCTAAAATTGATATTTTTAAAATTCGTGAAAAATTAGGGATGGTATTCCAATCCTTTAATTTATTCCCGCATAAAACAGTGATGGAAAACATTTGTTTGGCACCTGTGAAAGTCGGTTTACGAACATCAGATCAAGCCAAAGAAAATGGCATGCGTCTATTAAATCAAGTTGGTTTAGCAGAGAAAGCGGACGCCTACCCTAATTCACTATCTGGCGGACAAAAACAACGGATTGCGATTGCTCGGGCACTTGCGATGGACCCAGATGTCATGCTATTTGATGAACCGACTTCGGCACTAGATCCAGAGATGGTTGGTGAAGTATTAAACGTAATGAAAGATTTAGCCCAAGCGGGTATGACGATGGTTATCGTTACACATGAAATGGGCTTTGCCAAAGAAGTGGGTGACCGTGTGTTATTTATGGATGGTGGAAAAATTATTGAAGAAGGAACACCGGAGCAAATTTTTGACCAACCAACGCACCCTAGAACCATTGATTTCTTAAGTAAAGTGTTACATTAA
- a CDS encoding transporter substrate-binding domain-containing protein, which translates to MLEITNMKFDGLVPSVQAGEFDMALAGFNPTPERKEVISFSDSYHNLPFVILTTKDKEEQFTSLESLTGKEVAAQKGSTQETILHDYIGHAHPVSLGKLPEVIAEINAEQSMPVLSVTWQQETTWIFIRM; encoded by the coding sequence GTGTTAGAAATCACCAATATGAAATTTGATGGTTTAGTTCCAAGTGTACAAGCAGGCGAGTTTGATATGGCATTAGCTGGATTTAATCCAACGCCAGAACGAAAAGAAGTGATTAGTTTTTCAGACAGTTACCATAATCTACCGTTTGTTATTTTGACAACCAAAGACAAAGAAGAACAATTTACGTCTCTAGAGTCCTTAACTGGTAAAGAAGTTGCGGCTCAAAAAGGGTCCACGCAAGAAACTATTTTGCATGATTATATTGGGCATGCGCATCCCGTTTCTTTAGGAAAGTTACCTGAAGTGATTGCCGAAATCAATGCAGAACAGTCGATGCCGGTGTTGTCGGTTACTTGGCAGCAAGAAACTACTTGGATATTTATCCGAATGTAG
- the uvrC gene encoding excinuclease ABC subunit UvrC produces MNEQIRNKLALLPDQPGCYLMKDKNGTIIYVGKAKILKNRVRSYFTGSHDTKTERLVSEIEDFEYIVTESNIEALLLEINLIKKNDPKYNIMLKDDKTYPFIKITNEEYPRLLITRKVLKDKALYFGPYPDVRAANETKKLLDRLFPLRKCKVLPKEVCLYYHMGQCLAPCVFDISKDTYTEMVKEIKQFLSGGHSDIQAGLEAKMNDAAMNMEFEKAAEYRDQIRAIETVMTRQKMTQTDLMDRDVFGYSVDKGWMCVQVFFVRQGKLIERDVSIFPFYNEATEDFLTYIGQFYQENEHIIPKEVLIPDDIDQESVQALLETKILQPKRGEKKKLVELASKNARVALSEKFDLIQRKQERTIGAVEKLGNAMGIPTPTRIEAFDNSNIMGTDPVSAMVVFIDGKPAKNEYRKYKIKTVKGPDDYASMREVVYRRYARVLKENLPFPDLIIIDGGKGQVDVAKDVLENQLGLDIPIAGLAKNDKHKTSEMLFGSDLAVVPLERNSAEFFLLQRIQDEVHRFAITFHRQLRSKNSFSSRLDGIEGLGPKRKKMLLKEFKSLKKIQEASVEELRAHGLPQKVAENVYHELHQKES; encoded by the coding sequence ATGAATGAACAAATTAGAAATAAATTAGCTTTATTGCCAGACCAACCGGGTTGTTATCTGATGAAAGATAAAAATGGCACGATTATTTATGTAGGAAAAGCCAAAATCTTAAAGAATCGTGTCCGTTCTTATTTTACTGGCAGTCATGATACTAAGACAGAACGTTTAGTCAGTGAGATTGAAGATTTCGAATATATTGTGACAGAATCAAATATTGAAGCGCTGTTATTAGAGATTAATTTGATTAAAAAAAATGATCCGAAATACAATATCATGCTAAAAGATGATAAAACCTATCCTTTTATCAAAATCACGAATGAAGAATATCCACGACTATTAATTACTCGCAAAGTCTTAAAAGATAAAGCACTTTATTTTGGCCCTTATCCAGATGTTCGTGCTGCCAATGAGACGAAAAAATTACTTGATCGTTTATTTCCTTTACGTAAATGTAAAGTGTTACCTAAAGAAGTTTGTTTGTATTACCATATGGGGCAATGTTTAGCGCCGTGTGTATTTGATATTTCCAAAGATACTTATACGGAAATGGTCAAAGAAATTAAGCAATTTTTAAGTGGGGGGCATAGTGATATTCAAGCTGGTTTAGAAGCGAAAATGAATGACGCAGCGATGAATATGGAATTTGAGAAAGCAGCAGAATACCGTGATCAAATTCGTGCCATTGAAACGGTGATGACGCGTCAAAAAATGACCCAAACCGATTTGATGGATCGTGATGTCTTCGGTTATTCTGTTGATAAAGGTTGGATGTGTGTTCAAGTATTTTTTGTACGACAAGGAAAATTAATTGAGCGCGATGTGTCTATTTTTCCTTTTTATAATGAAGCAACGGAAGATTTTTTAACGTACATTGGGCAATTTTATCAGGAAAATGAGCATATTATTCCAAAAGAAGTATTGATTCCAGATGATATCGATCAAGAAAGTGTGCAAGCATTACTGGAAACAAAGATTTTACAGCCGAAGCGTGGCGAAAAGAAAAAGCTAGTAGAACTTGCCAGTAAAAATGCGCGTGTCGCCTTATCTGAAAAATTTGATTTGATTCAACGCAAACAAGAACGCACAATCGGTGCTGTAGAAAAACTAGGCAATGCGATGGGAATTCCTACACCGACACGTATTGAGGCTTTTGATAATTCAAATATTATGGGAACGGATCCTGTTTCAGCTATGGTGGTTTTTATTGATGGAAAACCAGCGAAAAATGAATACCGGAAATACAAAATAAAAACTGTCAAAGGGCCTGATGATTATGCATCGATGCGAGAAGTGGTTTACCGTAGATATGCACGGGTGTTAAAAGAAAATTTGCCGTTTCCTGATTTAATTATTATCGATGGTGGTAAAGGACAGGTCGATGTTGCTAAAGATGTTTTGGAAAATCAACTAGGCTTAGATATTCCAATCGCTGGATTAGCTAAAAACGACAAACATAAAACCAGTGAAATGTTGTTTGGTTCTGATTTAGCTGTTGTTCCTTTAGAACGAAATTCAGCAGAGTTCTTTTTACTGCAGCGCATACAAGATGAAGTACATCGATTTGCTATTACGTTTCATCGACAATTACGTAGTAAAAATAGTTTTTCTTCTCGTCTAGATGGCATTGAGGGACTAGGACCAAAACGAAAAAAAATGTTACTCAAAGAATTTAAGTCGTTGAAAAAAATTCAAGAAGCCAGTGTCGAAGAATTACGTGCGCACGGATTACCACAGAAAGTTGCTGAAAATGTGTACCATGAATTGCATCAGAAGGAAAGCTAG
- the trxA gene encoding thioredoxin: MAKNITDATFAEETDKGLVLIDFWATWCGPCRMQAPILDQLAENYDEEEFKIVKMDVDENPETPASFGVMSIPTLILKKDGQVVDKAIGVQTKEQIEAMIAPHM, encoded by the coding sequence ATGGCAAAAAATATTACAGATGCAACATTCGCTGAAGAAACAGATAAAGGGTTAGTATTAATCGATTTTTGGGCAACTTGGTGTGGACCTTGCCGTATGCAAGCACCTATTTTAGATCAATTAGCTGAAAACTACGATGAAGAAGAATTCAAAATCGTTAAAATGGACGTTGATGAAAACCCAGAAACACCAGCATCATTTGGTGTAATGAGCATCCCAACTTTAATCTTGAAAAAAGATGGCCAAGTGGTTGATAAAGCAATCGGTGTCCAAACAAAAGAACAAATCGAAGCAATGATTGCGCCACACATGTAA
- a CDS encoding endonuclease MutS2 — translation MNKRILETLEFNQVKQQIAQYLVTAQGQEELRDLLPVTDPQVITAWLEETADGMKIQRLRGGIPVPKIENIRPHMKRIEIGADLNGVELAQVSRVLSTTNEVKRFLDDLHDSEIEFQRLYDWEEQLTTLPELSRRLKEAIDEDGRVTDDASPELRTIRGNIRRSEQTIRETLDNIVRGNNARYLSDAIVTMRNERYVIPVKQEYRGIFGGVVHDQSSSGQTLFIEPRQIVELNNRLRQHQIAERNEISRILSELSAELVPYRKDILHNAYVIGKFDFMNGKARFAKELKAIVPAISAENHVIFKQARHPLINQEKVVANDILIGEDYQAVVITGPNTGGKTITLKTLGLLQLMGQSGLPIPVDEESQMGIFKEIFADIGDEQSIEQSLSTFSSHMTNIVAILDKVDSESLVLFDELGAGTDPQEGAALAIAILDEIGAKSAYVMATTHYPELKVYGYNRPKTVNASMEFDVDTLSPTYRLLIGVPGRSNAFEISKRLGLSSHVIDAAKQIMDGESQDLNDMIADLENRRKMAETEYLEVRQYVNEAQRVHKELQDAYSYFFEEREKELAKARQKANQIVEEAKEESDKVIADIRKMQLTGGQGRVKEHELIDAKTRLSDLHQEENHLQKNKVLKKAKQAKKLKAGDEVLVTSYGQRGELIKQTSNGQWEVQLGILKMKVDEEDIQSVAPVKEPVQRIVNTVRSADSSHVSNQLDLRGKRYEEALNEVDQYLDAAILAGYPQVTIVHGKGTGALRQGIIDYLKNHRSVKSYEFAPANQGGNGATIVKFK, via the coding sequence ATGAATAAACGAATTTTAGAAACACTTGAATTTAACCAAGTGAAGCAGCAAATTGCCCAATATTTAGTAACTGCACAAGGACAGGAAGAATTGCGTGACTTGTTACCTGTTACAGACCCGCAAGTGATTACTGCTTGGTTAGAAGAAACCGCAGATGGGATGAAAATCCAACGTTTGCGTGGCGGAATTCCTGTTCCCAAAATCGAGAATATTCGTCCGCATATGAAACGAATTGAAATTGGTGCGGACTTAAACGGTGTTGAGTTAGCTCAAGTTTCACGGGTTTTATCAACGACAAATGAAGTGAAACGTTTTTTAGACGATTTACATGATAGTGAAATAGAGTTTCAACGTCTTTATGACTGGGAAGAACAGTTAACGACATTGCCTGAATTAAGTCGTCGCTTAAAAGAAGCGATTGATGAAGATGGACGTGTCACAGATGATGCGTCACCGGAATTACGAACGATTCGTGGAAATATTCGTCGAAGTGAGCAAACGATTCGTGAGACGTTAGATAATATTGTACGTGGGAACAATGCCCGCTATTTAAGTGATGCGATTGTGACGATGCGGAATGAACGTTATGTTATTCCGGTAAAACAAGAGTATCGTGGTATTTTTGGTGGTGTGGTACACGACCAAAGTTCTTCTGGGCAAACATTGTTTATTGAACCACGTCAAATTGTCGAGTTAAACAATCGTTTACGTCAACATCAAATTGCTGAACGTAATGAGATTTCGCGAATTTTATCTGAATTATCAGCTGAATTAGTGCCTTATCGCAAAGATATTCTTCACAATGCGTATGTGATTGGCAAGTTTGACTTTATGAATGGGAAAGCACGCTTTGCCAAAGAACTAAAAGCAATTGTCCCAGCGATTAGCGCTGAAAATCACGTTATCTTTAAACAAGCACGTCATCCACTAATCAACCAAGAAAAAGTGGTAGCCAATGATATTTTAATTGGAGAAGACTATCAAGCAGTTGTTATTACAGGGCCAAATACTGGTGGGAAAACAATCACCTTAAAAACATTAGGTTTATTACAACTAATGGGGCAATCTGGATTACCAATTCCAGTTGATGAAGAAAGTCAAATGGGGATTTTTAAAGAAATTTTTGCGGATATTGGGGACGAACAATCCATTGAGCAAAGCTTATCTACCTTCTCTTCACATATGACTAACATTGTCGCTATTTTAGATAAAGTAGATAGTGAAAGTTTGGTATTGTTTGATGAGTTAGGTGCTGGAACCGATCCTCAAGAAGGTGCTGCTTTAGCGATTGCGATTTTAGATGAAATCGGTGCAAAATCAGCTTATGTAATGGCAACTACCCATTATCCAGAGTTAAAAGTCTACGGTTACAATCGTCCTAAAACAGTTAATGCGTCGATGGAATTTGACGTAGACACGTTAAGTCCAACGTATCGTTTATTAATTGGGGTTCCAGGACGTAGTAATGCGTTTGAAATTTCGAAACGTTTGGGCTTGTCTAGTCATGTAATTGATGCGGCGAAACAAATTATGGATGGTGAAAGCCAAGACTTGAACGACATGATTGCCGATTTAGAAAATCGTCGTAAAATGGCAGAAACAGAATATTTAGAAGTTCGTCAATACGTCAATGAAGCACAACGTGTGCATAAAGAATTGCAAGATGCGTATAGTTATTTCTTTGAAGAACGTGAAAAAGAATTAGCTAAAGCCCGTCAAAAAGCCAATCAAATTGTGGAAGAGGCGAAAGAAGAATCGGATAAAGTTATTGCCGATATTCGGAAAATGCAGTTGACTGGTGGACAAGGTCGTGTGAAAGAGCATGAATTAATTGATGCGAAAACACGTCTATCTGATTTACATCAAGAAGAAAATCATTTGCAGAAAAATAAAGTGCTGAAAAAAGCCAAACAAGCGAAGAAATTAAAAGCTGGAGATGAAGTTTTGGTTACTTCTTACGGACAACGTGGGGAATTGATTAAACAAACCTCAAACGGTCAATGGGAAGTACAATTAGGCATCTTGAAGATGAAAGTGGATGAAGAAGATATTCAATCGGTTGCGCCAGTGAAAGAACCTGTGCAACGAATTGTCAATACGGTTCGCTCAGCAGATAGTTCACACGTTTCTAATCAATTGGATTTACGCGGGAAACGTTACGAAGAAGCGTTAAACGAAGTGGATCAATATTTAGACGCAGCTATCCTAGCCGGCTATCCGCAAGTAACGATTGTTCACGGTAAAGGAACAGGCGCGTTACGTCAAGGTATTATTGATTATCTAAAAAATCATCGTAGTGTAAAAAGTTACGAATTTGCACCAGCCAATCAAGGTGGTAATGGGGCAACTATCGTAAAATTTAAATAA
- a CDS encoding CvpA family protein — MIGFLLFLILLFAFYEGARRRTTLQVVYFGGFIISYLVAKQLYQSLGEKLELYVPYLSVSPNTKMAFYSQELSFDLDQAYYAGVAFITVMVIGWLITKLIGVLLRDLRFRNSLFEYDWVVAGVLNVMIVYTFIFLILFLLTTIPLDAIQQLFEKSGSMSLIVEKSLFLSKHFHQLWITDIIR; from the coding sequence ATGATTGGATTTTTACTCTTTTTAATTCTACTCTTCGCTTTTTATGAAGGAGCGAGAAGAAGAACCACGTTACAGGTAGTTTATTTTGGCGGTTTTATCATTTCTTATTTGGTAGCCAAACAGCTTTATCAATCATTAGGTGAGAAGCTAGAATTATATGTACCGTATTTATCGGTGTCACCCAATACTAAAATGGCTTTCTATAGCCAAGAACTGTCGTTTGATTTAGATCAAGCATACTATGCAGGCGTGGCCTTTATCACAGTAATGGTGATTGGTTGGTTAATTACGAAACTAATCGGTGTACTTTTAAGAGATTTACGTTTTAGAAACAGTCTGTTTGAATATGATTGGGTAGTGGCAGGAGTGTTGAATGTGATGATTGTTTATACGTTCATTTTCTTAATTTTGTTCCTATTAACAACTATTCCACTTGATGCCATTCAACAGTTATTTGAAAAAAGTGGTTCAATGAGTTTGATTGTTGAGAAATCACTGTTTTTATCAAAACACTTCCATCAATTATGGATCACAGATATTATTCGCTAA